The following are encoded together in the Capsulimonas corticalis genome:
- a CDS encoding TadE/TadG family type IV pilus assembly protein, whose amino-acid sequence MRKYSRVILDLKSHRHARHSRGALVAEMAVCLPILIWLTFAIIEYGIVINTTITLTQLTRDTARFVAIHGGEATTADASASTTGSIRAFLQTECSGTSINYSDLTLTVGTLTAPGVVTPNNASARTQGSTETVQISYPLGKKISVSAKFIPGLSAFIDPNAPYVKRSSVIMEKVPG is encoded by the coding sequence ATGAGAAAATATTCGCGTGTAATTCTCGACTTGAAATCTCATCGACACGCCCGCCACAGCCGAGGCGCACTTGTCGCAGAAATGGCAGTCTGCCTACCGATCCTAATCTGGCTGACGTTTGCGATTATCGAGTATGGCATCGTTATTAACACAACGATTACTCTCACGCAATTAACACGAGATACTGCCCGTTTTGTCGCGATCCACGGTGGGGAAGCGACAACGGCGGATGCTTCTGCTAGTACTACCGGCAGTATAAGAGCATTTCTGCAAACCGAATGCAGCGGCACATCTATTAACTATTCAGATTTGACCTTGACAGTGGGCACACTGACTGCCCCAGGCGTCGTGACCCCTAACAACGCATCCGCACGGACTCAAGGCAGTACAGAAACCGTTCAAATCTCTTACCCGCTCGGTAAAAAGATTTCCGTTTCCGCAAAGTTCATTCCTGGGCTTTCCGCGTTCATTGATCCTAACGCCCCCTATGTCAAAAGATCCTCGGTAATCATGGAAAAGGTTCCAGGTTAG
- a CDS encoding type II and III secretion system protein family protein, giving the protein MAASAIAATRDTISKMNQTRNTCAILALTLTTLPALTLTANAAAQVVKPSYRPAHTRAVTRRVHYRSWRHRQRPQPLSAAAVVATPSTLPSLAGCYDPKASTLRISSRLSPAPIIPLLQPAPPAPMPMATGTMAAPEKPKTIVKTLHVGESDVLEFDGITTTAVGDPAVADIVPLSARRLLINGKGAGKTTIFVFDSRGKNVVRVSIEPGQNMIPIAQRIEEEIGIPTVTVRAVNDTIFLEGSAPTQSASAMAEAIATAYTAKVKNLLVVGEQTHVLTLSERYEKLLSENLANSGIQVSVIDEKTIALTGKYASPIGSAGTQTFSGDVEGSTSTAVKKYVDPLERLLASLPTELKVVNLINFQQREAQQILVRTRIIDIDRNSTKDLGLDWGAINYSGGTDGGRVTFSAPTQPIVFGQADSSNTGNLLTGGGNLKRLQPFGASLSALITENKARVLSEPSMLVLDGNEGSILVGGELPIPVIQPGSGNATTVLYRPFGIRLNVAPTVVSEDTIQLTVTPEVSEIDNANAIISNSNRIPALSVRRETSTLQLKDGQTLVIGGLYSNEMSRVVKQIPLLSQIPILGEFFKSTSTSKKATELMVLVEAQIVKPTTKGIQPPTPGSLENLGIEKPHIRRHEFDQDFPDIQNFLRPDPERPKEPDYMPDKPTTPDGK; this is encoded by the coding sequence ATGGCGGCAAGCGCCATCGCCGCGACGAGAGATACAATTTCAAAAATGAACCAAACACGGAATACATGCGCAATCCTTGCATTGACACTGACGACCCTCCCCGCTCTGACGCTGACGGCAAATGCCGCCGCGCAAGTCGTGAAGCCAAGTTATCGTCCGGCGCACACCCGCGCGGTAACACGTCGTGTTCACTATCGCTCCTGGCGCCACCGCCAGCGCCCCCAGCCGCTCAGCGCCGCCGCAGTCGTGGCCACGCCATCGACTTTGCCCTCTCTGGCTGGGTGTTATGATCCTAAGGCGAGCACGCTGCGTATTTCGTCGCGATTGAGCCCGGCGCCGATCATCCCGCTTTTGCAGCCTGCGCCTCCCGCTCCAATGCCGATGGCGACGGGAACAATGGCCGCTCCCGAGAAGCCAAAGACGATCGTCAAAACGCTTCATGTCGGCGAGTCGGATGTGCTGGAATTCGACGGGATTACGACGACCGCTGTTGGCGATCCCGCCGTCGCGGACATTGTCCCCCTCTCCGCTCGCCGTTTGCTTATCAACGGCAAGGGCGCAGGCAAGACAACGATCTTTGTTTTTGATTCGCGCGGCAAAAACGTCGTGCGCGTCAGCATCGAGCCGGGTCAGAACATGATCCCGATTGCGCAGCGCATCGAGGAAGAAATCGGCATCCCCACGGTTACCGTGCGCGCCGTCAACGACACCATCTTCCTGGAAGGCTCCGCCCCCACGCAATCGGCGTCCGCAATGGCCGAAGCAATCGCCACTGCCTACACCGCAAAGGTCAAAAATTTGCTGGTTGTCGGCGAACAGACGCATGTCCTGACACTTTCTGAGCGCTATGAGAAACTGCTGTCGGAAAACTTGGCGAATTCGGGCATTCAAGTAAGCGTGATTGATGAGAAGACAATTGCCTTGACTGGTAAGTATGCATCTCCCATTGGATCGGCAGGCACGCAGACCTTCAGTGGCGACGTTGAAGGATCGACCAGCACGGCTGTTAAGAAATACGTGGATCCGCTTGAGCGCCTGCTTGCATCCTTGCCGACAGAGCTAAAAGTCGTCAACCTGATCAATTTCCAACAAAGAGAAGCACAGCAGATTCTGGTGCGAACCCGAATTATCGATATTGATCGTAACTCGACTAAAGATCTTGGATTGGACTGGGGCGCAATCAATTACTCTGGCGGTACAGATGGTGGTCGCGTCACTTTTTCTGCGCCGACTCAGCCAATTGTATTTGGGCAAGCGGATTCTTCAAACACTGGCAATTTGCTGACAGGCGGCGGAAATCTTAAGCGTCTGCAACCATTTGGCGCGTCGCTTTCGGCTTTAATTACAGAAAACAAAGCGCGAGTTCTTTCCGAACCCAGTATGCTTGTTCTAGACGGTAACGAAGGTAGTATCCTCGTCGGCGGCGAGCTGCCAATTCCCGTCATTCAGCCTGGATCTGGTAACGCCACGACGGTTCTTTATCGACCATTCGGTATTCGACTTAACGTGGCTCCGACAGTCGTTTCGGAAGATACGATACAGCTGACGGTTACGCCTGAAGTCAGCGAGATCGACAACGCGAATGCGATTATCTCCAACTCGAACCGTATTCCGGCTCTATCCGTACGCCGCGAGACTTCGACATTGCAGCTGAAGGATGGTCAGACGTTAGTGATCGGCGGACTTTACTCCAACGAAATGTCACGTGTTGTCAAACAAATTCCGCTGCTTTCCCAAATACCGATTCTCGGTGAGTTCTTCAAATCTACATCGACCTCAAAAAAGGCAACAGAGTTGATGGTTCTTGTTGAAGCGCAGATTGTGAAGCCCACCACCAAGGGTATTCAGCCTCCGACACCCGGCAGTCTGGAAAACCTTGGCATTGAAAAACCGCACATTCGCCGTCACGAATTTGACCAGGACTTCCCGGATATCCAGAACTTCCTGCGCCCGGATCCGGAGCGGCCGAAAGAGCCGGACTACATGCCTGACAAACCGACCACGCCTGATGGAAAGTAA
- the cpaB gene encoding Flp pilus assembly protein CpaB, with product MSTPSDKTLRLERTKLNPQGPKGRNTTLIIAVVAGAAAALLAFFFLNKPAAPTAAPAPVAAPTLSPIVVASKDIPARTIVTNDMVKIDNVPQSKLTGQESATPNDVLGKVASVPIAAGSPILNNAVMAKDPGIGLAYAFPATYRAMTVALDPVSSVAGFLKPGDHVDVLATFDAGHGQSLTRTVLQDVTLLATGQQAMQSYSAGSGGVLNNGANPVASDGTAPKAQDIPNATMLVSPGDAQKLMLAASKGKLMLTLRPAGDTVKQDIPSVRLSAVSTVPPDYGAMPRPAAPYTPPAPPVPPLPAPTADKSFLAPMPSTITVIRGSDAKSVSVGQ from the coding sequence ATGTCCACTCCTTCCGACAAAACACTTCGCCTTGAGCGCACGAAGCTCAACCCGCAGGGACCCAAGGGGCGCAACACAACGCTGATCATCGCAGTGGTCGCTGGAGCGGCGGCCGCTTTGCTGGCGTTTTTCTTTTTGAATAAGCCGGCGGCTCCCACGGCGGCCCCCGCTCCGGTCGCAGCGCCGACGCTTTCTCCGATCGTTGTCGCAAGCAAGGACATCCCGGCTCGTACGATCGTCACGAACGATATGGTGAAGATTGATAATGTCCCCCAATCCAAGCTCACCGGCCAGGAATCGGCGACGCCCAACGATGTCCTTGGCAAAGTCGCTTCCGTTCCGATCGCCGCAGGATCTCCGATCCTGAACAACGCCGTGATGGCTAAAGACCCGGGCATCGGCCTTGCCTACGCGTTCCCTGCGACTTACCGTGCGATGACCGTCGCGCTGGATCCGGTCAGCAGCGTCGCCGGCTTCCTCAAGCCGGGCGATCATGTCGATGTCCTGGCTACGTTTGACGCTGGACACGGGCAGTCGCTGACGCGAACCGTATTGCAGGACGTGACGCTGCTCGCCACGGGCCAGCAGGCAATGCAAAGCTATTCGGCGGGCTCCGGCGGAGTTCTGAACAATGGCGCCAACCCCGTCGCTTCGGACGGCACAGCTCCGAAGGCTCAGGATATCCCGAACGCCACCATGCTCGTGTCGCCTGGAGACGCGCAAAAATTAATGCTGGCCGCCTCCAAGGGTAAGCTCATGCTGACTTTGCGACCTGCCGGCGATACTGTCAAGCAGGATATCCCTTCCGTCCGCCTCAGCGCGGTTTCCACGGTCCCGCCGGACTATGGCGCAATGCCGCGGCCCGCAGCGCCTTACACGCCTCCGGCTCCGCCCGTTCCGCCGCTGCCCGCACCCACCGCCGATAAGTCATTTCTGGCGCCGATGCCCAGCACCATCACGGTCATCCGCGGTTCAGATGCTAAGTCGGTGTCCGTCGGACAGTAA
- a CDS encoding Flp family type IVb pilin, whose amino-acid sequence MQSTKQIALKFIREEDGATMVEYVLLVALIGVIAIGAMKFLGSSAGNKLNKVAGNVTSSN is encoded by the coding sequence ATGCAATCCACCAAACAAATCGCTCTGAAGTTCATTCGCGAAGAAGATGGCGCGACCATGGTCGAGTACGTCCTGCTCGTCGCTCTGATCGGCGTTATCGCGATCGGCGCTATGAAGTTCCTCGGATCCTCCGCAGGCAACAAGCTGAACAAAGTCGCCGGCAACGTCACATCAAGCAATTAA
- a CDS encoding Flp family type IVb pilin — MTSLNSFVMELASNEDGAVVVEYVFLLIFIVMVALGAIKTFGGSVVNKMGDNNNSVSSAFGP, encoded by the coding sequence ATGACGTCCCTCAACTCGTTTGTAATGGAATTAGCAAGCAATGAAGATGGGGCGGTTGTCGTGGAATACGTCTTTCTTCTCATCTTCATCGTGATGGTCGCCCTCGGCGCGATCAAAACGTTCGGCGGCTCCGTCGTGAACAAGATGGGCGATAACAACAACAGCGTGTCCAGCGCATTCGGTCCGTAG
- a CDS encoding A24 family peptidase yields MMHDIVIPLLLSIVLLVAVITDLGKKKIYNWLTFPAIVMGIILNTVSHGWHGLSFAFCGMGIACLSLFITGGMKFGDMKLFMAVGAMTGPGFMLWALLCTFVISGVLGILYAWKKGVLGYTVKNTLTGLQLLLTLKSLQSLKAMSNASKAGYMAYAPSIALGVAAAAYLIKTGAVVKPF; encoded by the coding sequence ATGATGCATGATATTGTGATTCCACTTCTTCTCAGTATAGTTTTGCTAGTCGCTGTGATTACCGATTTAGGCAAGAAGAAGATCTATAATTGGCTCACATTCCCAGCAATAGTGATGGGAATAATTCTCAACACAGTCTCGCATGGCTGGCACGGGCTGTCGTTTGCCTTCTGCGGAATGGGCATCGCCTGCTTGTCCCTGTTTATCACCGGCGGCATGAAATTCGGCGATATGAAGCTGTTCATGGCGGTGGGCGCGATGACCGGGCCGGGATTCATGCTTTGGGCGCTGCTGTGCACGTTTGTGATATCCGGTGTGTTAGGAATACTCTATGCCTGGAAAAAGGGGGTTCTTGGCTATACCGTCAAGAACACTCTTACCGGATTGCAACTGCTGCTCACCTTGAAATCCCTGCAAAGCCTCAAAGCCATGTCGAACGCATCCAAAGCCGGATATATGGCCTATGCGCCTTCAATCGCGCTCGGCGTCGCCGCAGCTGCTTATCTGATCAAAACAGGCGCAGTCGTAAAACCTTTTTAA
- a CDS encoding AAA family ATPase, which yields MIRVLIADSNPPSREQLRAHLASDAEMEIVGLARDGQEALQLAHQFRPDVALLAADLSVQDGFQTAEYLAGVGYLPTQSIILSGTNSVDQLRRAMRSGAREHLSLPVNRADLVKTVREVYQEEQRRHTPSFAQAADPKKTTKVISITGAKGGIGKTTLATNLAISLAQETREPTILIDLYVQFGDVGMLLNMAPQRTIAELATLDPSEVDEQLVADCIAQHESGLHVLFSSKTPVALDSITVPCIENVIGHLKQHYRYIVIDVPPILHTTTLYVLAHATTALIVANLFDLTTVNDTRQLLQTIQGKYVAREKISVVLNRVSKQNRLQVSDIESTLGYPVSAQIPNDGMVVPGAVNQGMPFVVSQPNTAVSQSIRQFARSLAGIVNMEKTMMMSADELAGGRKRGFFFGGQAARPEG from the coding sequence ATGATCCGTGTACTGATAGCGGACAGTAATCCTCCCTCGCGAGAGCAGCTTCGGGCGCATTTGGCGTCCGATGCGGAGATGGAGATTGTCGGATTGGCGCGGGATGGGCAAGAGGCGCTGCAGCTTGCCCACCAGTTCCGGCCCGATGTCGCCCTCCTCGCTGCTGATCTTTCGGTCCAGGACGGATTCCAAACGGCGGAGTATTTGGCCGGCGTCGGATACCTTCCGACGCAGAGCATTATTCTGTCGGGCACCAACAGCGTCGACCAGCTCCGCCGCGCCATGCGCAGCGGAGCCCGCGAGCACTTGAGTCTTCCTGTCAATCGCGCTGATCTGGTCAAGACGGTGCGGGAAGTCTATCAGGAAGAGCAGCGGCGGCACACGCCGTCCTTCGCTCAGGCCGCGGATCCTAAAAAGACGACGAAAGTGATCTCGATCACGGGCGCAAAAGGCGGGATCGGGAAAACGACGCTCGCCACCAACCTGGCGATCTCGCTGGCGCAGGAAACACGTGAGCCGACGATTCTGATCGACCTGTACGTTCAATTTGGCGATGTCGGCATGCTGCTCAATATGGCGCCGCAGCGCACCATTGCTGAGCTTGCGACTCTGGATCCTTCCGAAGTCGATGAGCAGCTGGTCGCCGACTGCATCGCGCAGCACGAATCCGGCCTGCATGTGTTGTTCAGCTCAAAAACACCGGTGGCGCTGGACTCGATCACGGTCCCCTGCATCGAAAATGTGATCGGTCACTTGAAGCAGCACTATCGATATATCGTCATTGATGTGCCGCCCATTCTTCACACGACGACGCTTTATGTCCTGGCCCACGCCACGACAGCGCTGATTGTCGCCAACTTGTTTGACCTCACGACGGTGAATGACACGCGCCAGCTGCTCCAGACCATTCAGGGCAAGTATGTGGCGCGCGAAAAGATCAGCGTCGTCCTCAACCGGGTCTCGAAGCAGAATCGACTTCAAGTCTCCGATATCGAGTCGACGCTTGGCTATCCGGTCAGCGCGCAGATCCCGAACGATGGCATGGTGGTGCCAGGCGCCGTCAACCAGGGAATGCCGTTCGTCGTATCACAGCCCAATACCGCCGTGTCGCAAAGCATCCGCCAATTCGCGCGTTCGCTGGCGGGAATTGTCAACATGGAAAAGACCATGATGATGAGCGCCGATGAACTTGCCGGCGGGCGCAAGCGCGGCTTCTTCTTTGGCGGGCAGGCAGCCCGTCCCGAAGGTTAA
- a CDS encoding Tad domain-containing protein — MSSVIKTRVSSQHKGFVIVWVTLGITGLMGMAAIAIDVSMWYARKADLQKTADNAALAGAYTLAHGGSTSDAVEKAAQIAALNGYAITMPVDHTNPDGDSHSDITYPVTGHSSWFSVRVQTNEMPYFARVLNHGVQHLQASSTAEYQSYIDAPIPVQDAGYNGLNTNYSLFGPYAWRAYGDQYSPYYESTNAPAVKYANGTSGPRQLNGDNTKNPNGYDFTISVPNDFASKNPGKKLQIDLFDPDCYNNGNATDASPITKDANGNITGGSIDEIRDGQSGRTDNYTKTDFKVVFTPDNPAYPDQTVADQVYWKDTATDLQWVTPPGFKFDPATLVNQYGPGRYHLEVDSIDGSSENGFNIRSGPEVATSDTKTVTVGSQQYVLSNITETAWHNKYSGDPATASAGKNGTSVAAHGRIPLNFNTNGEADISLGYVPAKAAGTTFYVDRFDTDIAPSGQSNIKVTYTCDAYGSSDYPNVAFGSFSPSVCNNTVVTDNISLLANYPGGNWTAHYWAGGQDSSTWTLRADVPGGSINLVGDTGRLY; from the coding sequence ATGTCAAGCGTAATAAAAACGAGAGTATCATCCCAACACAAGGGATTTGTAATCGTGTGGGTAACTCTGGGCATTACAGGCCTTATGGGAATGGCTGCGATCGCGATTGATGTGAGCATGTGGTATGCTCGAAAAGCAGATCTGCAAAAAACGGCGGATAACGCGGCTCTTGCCGGTGCATACACACTCGCTCACGGCGGCTCAACATCCGATGCGGTGGAAAAGGCCGCGCAGATTGCAGCCCTTAACGGATACGCCATAACAATGCCGGTCGATCATACCAATCCCGATGGGGATTCTCACTCAGATATCACGTATCCGGTCACCGGACACAGCAGTTGGTTTTCTGTTCGAGTGCAGACGAACGAAATGCCTTATTTCGCGAGAGTGCTTAATCATGGCGTTCAGCATCTCCAGGCATCGTCGACGGCCGAGTATCAATCCTACATTGATGCTCCCATTCCCGTTCAGGATGCGGGATATAATGGTCTCAATACCAACTACTCTCTATTCGGGCCTTACGCATGGAGAGCATATGGCGATCAGTACAGTCCATATTACGAGAGTACAAATGCTCCTGCTGTAAAATACGCCAACGGAACAAGTGGTCCACGCCAGCTCAATGGGGATAACACAAAGAACCCAAACGGCTATGATTTCACGATTTCCGTTCCAAATGACTTTGCTAGTAAAAATCCTGGTAAGAAACTCCAAATAGATTTATTCGATCCTGACTGCTATAACAACGGGAATGCTACCGATGCAAGTCCGATTACCAAGGACGCTAACGGAAATATCACAGGTGGTTCTATAGACGAAATCCGTGATGGCCAGTCAGGCAGAACGGATAATTATACAAAAACTGATTTCAAAGTTGTATTTACACCCGACAATCCAGCTTATCCAGATCAGACAGTGGCAGACCAGGTTTATTGGAAGGATACTGCAACGGATCTACAGTGGGTTACTCCACCTGGGTTTAAGTTCGACCCAGCAACGCTAGTCAATCAGTATGGCCCTGGACGCTATCACTTAGAAGTTGACTCGATTGACGGCTCAAGTGAAAATGGTTTCAACATTCGATCAGGCCCTGAAGTCGCTACTAGTGATACGAAGACGGTGACTGTAGGTAGTCAGCAATATGTACTCTCAAATATCACGGAAACGGCTTGGCATAATAAATACAGTGGCGATCCGGCGACGGCAAGCGCCGGTAAAAACGGCACTAGCGTCGCCGCACATGGCCGTATTCCATTGAACTTCAACACTAATGGTGAAGCTGACATTTCTCTGGGCTATGTACCAGCGAAAGCCGCAGGAACCACCTTTTATGTCGATCGCTTTGATACAGACATTGCGCCTTCTGGACAAAGTAACATCAAAGTCACCTACACTTGCGACGCATATGGTAGCTCCGACTATCCAAATGTCGCATTTGGATCCTTTTCTCCTTCTGTCTGCAATAATACAGTTGTGACAGATAACATCTCGTTGCTGGCCAATTATCCAGGCGGTAACTGGACGGCTCACTATTGGGCGGGCGGTCAGGACTCCTCAACATGGACGTTGCGCGCCGATGTTCCTGGCGGCAGCATCAACTTAGTTGGTGACACCGGACGGCTATACTAG
- a CDS encoding CpaF family protein, with product MEGEHAVPNAEELTELKQKIHRRFVKESEDDIAAVSRLSREALTEQIRAQTNQVIQEEGVTLPQTLRRQLLDAVVSEIVGFGPLEALLKDENVTEVMVNSAHQIYVERKGKLTRAVETFEDDAHVLRIIERIVAPLGRRIDESSPMVDARLPDGSRVNAIIPPLAIKGPSLTIRKFSKDPYKSDDLVRFGTVTPQMVEFLRACVYGRLNIIVSGGTGSGKTTTLNVLSSFIPDDERIVTIEDAAELQLQQDHVVTLESRPSNLEGKGEISIRQLVKNSLRMRPDRIIVGECRAGEALDMLQAMNTGHDGSLSTAHANTPRDAVARLETMVLMAGTALPVKAIREQIASAVQLIVQQGRLRDGSRKITHITEVQGMEGEVVVLQDIFRFEQRGVDANGKIIGEMRPTGLRPKFMTTLTAQGINFPKDLFL from the coding sequence ATGGAAGGCGAACACGCGGTTCCGAACGCCGAAGAGCTCACGGAGCTCAAACAAAAAATTCACCGGCGATTTGTAAAAGAGTCCGAGGACGACATCGCCGCGGTAAGCCGCCTGTCTCGTGAGGCGCTGACGGAGCAGATCCGCGCGCAGACGAATCAGGTCATCCAGGAAGAAGGGGTCACCCTCCCCCAAACCCTGCGCCGCCAGCTTTTGGACGCCGTCGTCAGCGAAATTGTCGGCTTTGGTCCTTTGGAAGCGCTGCTGAAAGACGAGAACGTCACGGAAGTTATGGTCAACAGCGCCCATCAGATTTATGTTGAGCGTAAGGGCAAGCTTACCCGGGCCGTCGAGACATTCGAAGACGACGCGCATGTTTTGCGGATTATCGAGCGAATCGTCGCGCCGCTCGGACGGCGTATCGACGAAAGCTCGCCGATGGTCGATGCGCGCCTGCCTGATGGATCCCGCGTCAACGCCATCATCCCTCCCCTGGCGATCAAAGGCCCATCGCTCACGATTCGAAAGTTCTCGAAGGACCCGTACAAGTCCGATGACCTAGTCCGCTTTGGAACCGTCACGCCCCAGATGGTGGAGTTCCTGCGCGCCTGTGTCTATGGACGTTTGAACATCATTGTGTCCGGAGGAACGGGCAGCGGTAAAACGACCACCCTCAATGTCCTTTCGTCGTTTATTCCCGACGACGAGCGCATTGTCACGATTGAAGACGCGGCTGAGCTTCAGCTCCAGCAGGACCATGTCGTGACGCTGGAAAGCCGCCCCTCCAACTTGGAAGGCAAGGGCGAAATCTCCATCCGGCAGCTGGTCAAAAACTCTCTGCGTATGCGTCCCGACCGAATCATCGTCGGAGAGTGCCGCGCCGGAGAAGCGCTGGACATGCTTCAGGCGATGAATACCGGTCACGACGGTTCGCTGTCCACCGCGCACGCCAATACCCCGCGAGACGCCGTCGCGCGTCTTGAGACCATGGTGTTGATGGCGGGGACCGCGCTTCCGGTCAAAGCGATCCGTGAACAGATCGCCTCCGCCGTTCAGCTGATCGTTCAGCAGGGACGACTTCGTGATGGAAGCCGCAAGATCACGCACATCACCGAAGTTCAGGGGATGGAAGGCGAAGTCGTCGTTCTTCAGGATATTTTCCGCTTTGAGCAGCGCGGCGTGGACGCGAACGGGAAAATCATCGGCGAGATGCGCCCTACGGGCCTGCGTCCGAAGTTTATGACGACGCTGACCGCTCAGGGCATCAACTTTCCGAAAGACCTATTTCTTTAA